TGGGCTGCCAGCTTCAGCTGGGCTTCGCTAGAGGTAGCCGCGAACCGAGGGGTGACGGCGTAGAGTAATCGACCCCGGTTATGCCATTTCTCAATCAGCGCCTTCGACTCTTTGTAGGAGGACTGAGCCGTATCACTAAGGAAGTCAGGGGCGTTGCGATCCATCATCACCTTGCCGCTGATCATGCGCAGATGACGGGCCTCGGCAGCCTCAAAAAATGCATCCACCGAGGCTGGAAACACCGCCGCAAACACTAGGGCCGTAGTGGTGCCATTTCTCAACAGCTCATCAAGAAACAGCTCGGCTACAGAACGAGCGTAGGCGGGGTCGGCAAACTTGCCCTCAGTTGGGAAGGTGTAGCGATTTAGCCACTCCAGCAGCTGCTCGCCGTAGGCGGCCATCATGCCCGTTTGGGGATAGTGAATGTGGGTGTCGATAAAGCCGGGGGTAATCAGCTTGCCGGTGTAGTCGCTGATGGGGATATCGCCTAGGGTGGGAGACACCTCCTCGTAGGAACCTAGGGCCGCAATATGCCCATCCTGCACCACGAGCAGCCCATCGGGGATATAGCGCACAGCCTGGGCTTCAGGTTCGTAAAAGGGATCCGCTATGCAGTCTAACAGCGCTCCACGAATGGCCACCGTCCCGCCGGTGGCTGGTGTTGCCGGTGTTTGCCCCATAGCCTTCTGCACCCGTAATTGTTCCGCAGGCCACTATAGCACCCCAATTTAGAGCGCTAAGCATACGGAGCTACCGCCACTGCTGGCCATTTTGAGCGGCCTAGTGGGCTCCATCCACGAGCTGTTTAAAGCGGGGGTGGTGGCGCACAGTATCGAAATGGGCGTCAATTTGCACCATCACCCGATACATGTAGGGGCTGAGGACAAAGGTGCGATAGAGATTTTTGAGGGTTTGCTCTAGGTCGCCGGCCATGGCGTAGGCACGGGCCTTGCCATACCAAGCGTTGGGGTTGTGGGTCTGGTGACTGAGGGAGATGTCAAAACTCTGAATAGCCTCGCCATAGCGCCCCATTTGAATTAGCACTGTACCCTGCTGGTTCCAAATGTAGTGGGCGTCGGGCTTTTGGCCTAGGGCCTGGTGCAGCGCTTGAAGGGCATCTTCGTAACGGTGCAGGCCGCAGAGAGCGACCCCCTGGTTATAGCGAGCCCGGTGGTCTTGGGGGCTGAGTTTGAGGCTGTGCCCAAAGCTAACGACGGCATCGCGGTAGCGGCGCAGCTGGTTTTGGGCAGTACCAAGGTTGTACCAGGCTTTGTTGTCGCCGGGGCTGAGCTTAACTGCTCGCTCTAAATGGGTGACGGCTTCTTCAAAGTGGCTGAGCCTGGCCAAGGCATGCCCCTTGCCGTGCCAAGCCAAGCCGTAGTCGGGGTTGCAGGCGATCGCTTGGTTAAAGCTTTCGATTGAGGCCTCAAACTGCTTCAGGGCAGCCAGACAAAAGCCGTGCAGAGTCCACACCTCGTAGTCCTTGTCATCAAGGGTGAGCACGGCCTGAAACCGCGACAGAGCCTCACTATGGCGACCGATAGCGTAGAGGGCATCCCCCTGACCTCGGAGGAGCTTTGCACGGGTGAGCTTAGGTAGGGTGGCGTCAGATCCAGCAGACATTCATTCAACAGGCACCGTTTAAGGCGCTGGGTGGTAGACCTATCCCCAAGCTTGCCCATTTCCTGGAGGCGATCGCTAAGGTCAACAGGGTGGCCCCACATCAGCTTTACATCCATCAAGAAACGGTCAATTCAGCGCCGCTTGCAGGGATGCTTTGTATCTTACGCTACTTGTGGCGCACATACTCATACAGGTCGATGTAGGCCTGAGCCGGATGATTCCACGAAAAGTCGTAGGCCATACCCTGCTGAGCAATTTGCTTGAAAATCGCGGGTTCTTGGTTCCAAACGTCAAAGGCGCGGTTCATCGCCGACTCGAGCGCCACAGTGTCATTTTGGAAGAAGACAAAGCCGTTGCGCTCCTCCGGCCCATGCAGGGTGTCATAGTCCCAGTCAAAGACGGTATTCACCAGGCCGCCCACGCCGCGCACAACGGGCACGGTGCCATACCGCAGACCAATCATCTGGGTAAGGCCGCAGGGCTCAAAGTTGCTGGGCACCACAATCATGTCGGCCCCGGCGTAGATCAGGTGGGCCAGCTCCTCATTAAAGCTCAGCTCCAGGTGCACGTCAGGGTTGTCGTTGAGGAAGAGTTTTTCGTGCCAGAACCAGTCGTTAATGCTCTTCTCGGTGGCCGAGCCCAGCAGCACAAACTGCGCCCCCCGCTCTAGGGCGTAGTACATAGCGTGGTGGACGAGATGGACGCCCTTTTGATCGTCTAAACGGCCAATGAAGGCCACCAGGGGTTTGTCGCTCTGGCTCAGCAGTAGGCGATCGCGCAGTTCTTTCTTATTCAACGCCTTGTCTTCAAAAGTCGTCAGCCCGTAGTGATGGGGAATGTAGGCATCGCTCTCCGGATTCCACACCTCCGGGTCAATGCCGTTGAGAATGCCCGAGAACTTGTGCTGATTGGTGTGCAGAGTGTGCCCTAGGCCAAAGCCCTGGTCAGTGTGCTGCGCCTCCCACGCATGGTAAGGCGACACCGTGTTGACGTGATTGGCGTAGGTAATGCCCCCCTTCATAAAGTTGATCGCAAAGGGGTTAAAGTCGTCGCGCAGTCGGTAGGGCTGAAAGTAGTACTCTGGCCGATTGAGGCCCGTCGCCGCCAAAATCTCGTTGCCGCCAAAGCCCTGGTGCTTAAAGTTGTGGATGGTGTACAGCGTGCGCTGAAACTCCATACCGTTGTACTTATAGATCTCAAACAGCATCACCGGAATCAGCCCGGTCTGCCAGTCGTGGCAGTGAATCACATCGGGGCGCTTGTTGCTGCGCAGCAAAAACTCCATCGCCGCCTTGCTAAAGAAGGCAAACCGCATGGGGTCGTCATCGCAGCCGTAGTAGCAGCCCCGGTTAAAGAACATCTCCCACGATTTGGGTTCAATGAAGAAGCACAGCCGCCCATGCACCCAGCCACAGAGCACGTCGCAACGAATGTCGGTACCGTACCAGGGCACGATCAGGTCGTTGTAGGCCTCGTGCAGCCCCCAGATGTGGTCGTACCGCATGCAGTCGTACTTAGGCAGAATGATCTCGACGCAGTGGCCTCGGTTTTCTAGCTCACGGCTGAGGCCGTAAACCACGTCGCCCAGCCCTCCGGCTTTAATAACTGGGGCACATTCCGAAGCAATCTGCACGATATACATAGGGCCTTCCCGTCATAAAACTTCATTTTTAATGCCCCTATTCAATCAGGATGTTGGGGCATAGGCAAGCGTCTGAAGGTAGGGAGTAGGAGAGTGGGCGGGTAGGGAGTGGGGGGTTAAGGGAGTAGGGGAGTGGGCGAGTGGGCAAGTAGGGGAGGAACGTGAAAATCGCCCTTAAACCCGCTGGCAGGCTTCGCCATCACCCCCTTACCCCATGCCCCCCTTACTCCATTACCTCGTCACCCCCCTTCCCCTTCCGACTGCATCTGCTGTAAAGCCTGCCAGCGGGTTTCTAATTCCTCGCGTTCGTGCTTTAGGCTGCGCTCTAGCTCTTGAATTTCGTCGCGGCGAGCCGCGGTTTCGAGGGCACGGCGATCGACTTCCTGACTTTTAAGGGTTAGCGACTGCCGCCATCGCTCTGCCCGCTCAATTTCTTGCTCTAGGGCTTCAGGGGTGACCCCATAGGCTAGATAGTGTTCGACTAAGCCCAGCACCCAGGGGGTGGCGTCTTGCACCGCTACGATCTGATTCAGGTTGTCGAGGTCTACCAGCACCAGATTTCCTTCCTGAAAGGCGAGGAGGCGGGTAGTTTCAACAATCCGTTCTGAGGGCAGTAACGTCCAGGTCGATTCAGAGGTCTGTTCGGCCAGCAGCAGAAGTTCTGCACCGCCCAGGAATGCTTTTTTTTGAACCTTCGCCAGGTATTGCATTAGCTGTTGACTCTATTACCCCTATGGCACGAGTATACCCGGTGAACTCTTGATTTCAGAGCAGTGTCGTGGCAGAGCTCATCAAGCGATCGCCAGCTCTAACCGTGAGAATACGGACATATACCCTCCTGGGTGCACAACTCCTGATGAAGAAACTAGGTTATCCCGCCGATGCCGCCCCTTTGGCCGCTCAGTAAAATCGAGGTACTATACAAAGCGTTATAGTTTTCGGGGGTAACACTCAAGTTGTGTTATACATTCCCCCGAATAGCCACGGTTCGACCAATCAGAGTGCGTTACCATGTCAAACCTTGAGCAGACCATCGAACGAATGTTTGCAGCCCGTCGCCTAACCCGAAACGACCAACAGCAACTGATGGCCATGTTTTCTCAGCGCGATCTAAGCCCCAATGATGCCGCCTTGATCAATCGGGTTTATGAAGCGCTTAGCCAGGGGAGACTGCGGGTCGTCGACTAACTTTTTAGTGTTTGGGGCGTTGGCGATATGTGAGTTAGATGACTCAGATATCACCAACGCTAGCCAACCTGCAACCAGCACTGATGCACCGCCACTGACACACTGGCACTTTCATCAAAGCCTTAGCAATTTTGCCTTAGCCTCCTCAGGAAGCCAACCATTGGGCCTCAGGCCGCCTCAGTCCTATAAAAAGGATTTTTCTGGGGCTATAGGATTACCAGACGGTGCCGCCGCTGTCTGATAGATCGAGATTGGGCCAGGGCCAGATTCGGGGTAAGATCTCCACGACGTTAACTACTGTAAAGTCATGTCAGACACGCCGGATGCTTCCCCTGAGAAGCCCAAGAAAAAGATTATTACCGTAGGAGTTAAAGAAGACGGCGGCGGTGGCGAGGAGCGCCCTAGGGGTCAAGGTAAGCGCTCGGGCGGCGGCGGTAGAGGTCGCGATCGCGACGATCGCGATCGCAAGCCCTCGGTCCCTCCCGCTCTCATGCGTGGCCCCAAACCCAAGCCTAAGGTTGAGGCTGTCGAGGAGCCTGAAGCAGCGCCGGAAGAAACGGCAGCAGATGACGTTGAAGCAGACACCGTTGCCGCTGCTGAAGGTGACGCTGCTGAAACTACGGCAGATAGCCCCGCTGATGCTGAGCCCGACACCGAAGTGTCGCCAGCCTAGTTGGCGACAAGGGATGACTTGCAGACCTCGGTAGTTTAGTCTGCCGGGGTTTCTGCTAACTCTAAAAACTGGCTATCGACGAGAAAAGACCCTTTGTCGAATTTAATGCCCCAGTAGCCACCGGGGCGACGGTTGAGAATTACCCCTTCGGCCCCCAGAGGAATTGTATCGGCGGGCCGCAGCATGGGCATGGGGTCGGCGGTTTTGAAATAGGGGGGCAGGGCGGCGAGGCGGACGCGATCGCCGACGGCAAATTCAGATGTCATAGCCACCTCTGGGTCAACATGGGATTAAATGCCTCAAACCTAGGGCTGGAGAGCTCTGGACTAGGCTAAGTTCTAGCAGTTGTGATACCTGGAGTGTAGTCTACTCTACCGATGATACAGAGGCGCGATCGAGGGCTTTGGGCTGATGGCCGGGGTTTCACTGGCCCCTAGTGTCACCAAGGCCGCTTTTTGAGCTTCGGTGAGGCCAGTTACCCCAGCGATCGCCATGCCCTCGTAGGGGCGAGGCACCCGCAGCGTTTCTTCGTGGCAGTAGATAAAGCCGTTGGGGGTCGGTAGTTTCTGCCAAATCTGGATAGTTTCGTCTTGGCTACAGCTAATTAGGCGATCGCCGTCGGCGCTAAAGGTAACGTATCGCACCCATTTTTCGTGACCGCAAAGGGTTTGATGGCATTGGCGAGTGCGCAGGTTCCACAGCCTGATGATGGTATCGCCGCCGCAGCTGGCCAGCCACTGGCCATCGGGGCTAAAGGCCACGGCTAGTACTAGGCTGGGATGGGTGCCGATGACGGTGCGGTGACCCAGCTTTAAATCCCATAGCATGACATAGCCATTAGAGCCGCCGCTGGAGAGGAACCGGCCATCCGGGCTGAAGGCCAGTCCCCGCACCCAGCTGCCCTCGCAGGGCAAGGTTTGCAGGCAGGTTTGGGATTCAAGATCCCACAGGCGCACGGTTTGATCTTGGCTGCCGCTGGCCAGGCGGCGACCATCGGGGCTAATGGCCAATGTCCAAACGCCGCTGGTGTGGCCGTTGAAGGTACCTTCGCAGGTGTGGCTGGTGAGATTCCACAGGCGCAGGGTGCCATCTAGACTGCCGCTGACTAGGCGATCGCCCTGGGGGCAAAAGGCCAAGGCCCAAACCTCATGGCTATGGTCAGTCCAGGTGGCGCGGCAATTACCAGTTTCGCTATCCCAGAGGCGCACGGTACGATCTTCTCCACTGCTGACAATCCAGCGGCCGTCGGGGCTGACCGCTACGGCAAAGACCCAGCCATCGTGCCCCATAAACCTTCGGGGAGCAGCCGGGGTAGTTAGCGGCCACAGGCGCACCTGGCGATCTTGGCCACCGCTGACCAGACAGTCACCCTGGGGATGCAGCGCTACCGACCACACGCCGCTGTTATGGCCGCGCAGCACCCGCAGGGGCTGGTGGTTCTGGCTATCCCACAGGCGCACGGATTGATCTTCGCTGGCGCTGGCTAGGATGTAGCCGTTCTCTTTGGCAGATGTTTCCCCCACGGGGCTAAAGGCGACGTTTGAGATCCAGCTGCTGTGGCCCTTAACCGCCCATTTGATTTGCCCGGTCTGCCAGTTCCACAGGCGCAGGATCTGGTCATCACCGCCGCTGGCTAGGGTGCGCCCGTCGGGGCTGAAGGCCACTGAACGCGCCGCTTGGAGGGAACTTGGCGATCGCCCCTTGGGCTCGGTCTGGCACCATCGCACCGGCGCTTGGGTGCCAACATCCCAAATGCCGATGTGGCCGTTGTGGTGACCGCTGGCTAAGGTTTGTCCGTCAGGGCTAAAGGCGATCGACCACACGGGTGACCCAGTTGCCACAACGGTGCTGTCGCCGCTGGCCAAGTCCCACAGGCGCAGAGTGCCGTCATAGCTGCCGCTCACCAGGAGTTCAGAGCGATTCTGAAACGGAATGCTTCGCGCTTTGCTCAGGTTCAAACCACCTCGCAGGTAGCCCTGGGGGGAAAACGCCACCGATCGCACTTCGTCAGTATGGCCCACCAAACTGTGAACTAAGGTCTGAGTACGCACATTCCACACGCGGATCTGGTGATCTTCGCAGCCGCTGACCAGAAAGCGCCCGTCGGAACTAAAAGCGAGGGAAAAAACCCGGCTGGAGGAGTCTTTGAGCTGGCCATAGCGATCGCCGGTTTTGAGATCCCACAGGTCGATGGTGCCGTTGGCGCTGCTGGCC
This window of the Nodosilinea sp. FACHB-141 genome carries:
- the guaD gene encoding guanine deaminase, coding for MGQTPATPATGGTVAIRGALLDCIADPFYEPEAQAVRYIPDGLLVVQDGHIAALGSYEEVSPTLGDIPISDYTGKLITPGFIDTHIHYPQTGMMAAYGEQLLEWLNRYTFPTEGKFADPAYARSVAELFLDELLRNGTTTALVFAAVFPASVDAFFEAAEARHLRMISGKVMMDRNAPDFLSDTAQSSYKESKALIEKWHNRGRLLYAVTPRFAATSSEAQLKLAAQLLDEFPDVYLHTHLSENVSEVAWIQEMFPQYQGYLDVYDQTGLVRERSLFAHGVQLTDAEFQRLSEAKAAISFCPTSNLFLGSGLFRIEQAKNPTHPVKVGLGTDVGAGTSFSMLQTTNEAYKVAQLRGQKLSAFKALFLATLGGARALCLEDKLGSFDPGKEADFVVLDPQATPLLALRNQSGIPGTLEAMADLLFSLVIMGGDRAVTATYVLGKVAYSSESP
- a CDS encoding tetratricopeptide repeat protein, which encodes MSAGSDATLPKLTRAKLLRGQGDALYAIGRHSEALSRFQAVLTLDDKDYEVWTLHGFCLAALKQFEASIESFNQAIACNPDYGLAWHGKGHALARLSHFEEAVTHLERAVKLSPGDNKAWYNLGTAQNQLRRYRDAVVSFGHSLKLSPQDHRARYNQGVALCGLHRYEDALQALHQALGQKPDAHYIWNQQGTVLIQMGRYGEAIQSFDISLSHQTHNPNAWYGKARAYAMAGDLEQTLKNLYRTFVLSPYMYRVMVQIDAHFDTVRHHPRFKQLVDGAH
- the glgA gene encoding glycogen synthase GlgA, which encodes MYIVQIASECAPVIKAGGLGDVVYGLSRELENRGHCVEIILPKYDCMRYDHIWGLHEAYNDLIVPWYGTDIRCDVLCGWVHGRLCFFIEPKSWEMFFNRGCYYGCDDDPMRFAFFSKAAMEFLLRSNKRPDVIHCHDWQTGLIPVMLFEIYKYNGMEFQRTLYTIHNFKHQGFGGNEILAATGLNRPEYYFQPYRLRDDFNPFAINFMKGGITYANHVNTVSPYHAWEAQHTDQGFGLGHTLHTNQHKFSGILNGIDPEVWNPESDAYIPHHYGLTTFEDKALNKKELRDRLLLSQSDKPLVAFIGRLDDQKGVHLVHHAMYYALERGAQFVLLGSATEKSINDWFWHEKLFLNDNPDVHLELSFNEELAHLIYAGADMIVVPSNFEPCGLTQMIGLRYGTVPVVRGVGGLVNTVFDWDYDTLHGPEERNGFVFFQNDTVALESAMNRAFDVWNQEPAIFKQIAQQGMAYDFSWNHPAQAYIDLYEYVRHK
- the sipA gene encoding regulatory protein SipA, which codes for MTSEFAVGDRVRLAALPPYFKTADPMPMLRPADTIPLGAEGVILNRRPGGYWGIKFDKGSFLVDSQFLELAETPAD